A stretch of the Helicoverpa armigera isolate CAAS_96S chromosome 5, ASM3070526v1, whole genome shotgun sequence genome encodes the following:
- the LOC110379164 gene encoding protein obstructor-E produces MTSSAQFAVLFACVAYASAGILLEHAPACPEQYGVQAYAHPELCDQFFLCTNGTLTVETCENGLLFDGKGAVHNHCNYHWAVDCGGRKADLVPLSSPGCEFQFGIYPDSDECSTSYIKCAYGIPEQEPCTPGLVYDERIHGCNWPDLLQPFCNPEAVVGFKCPTKVPSNTQAAKFWPFPRFPVPGDCHRLITCVEGHPRLISCGEGKVFDDQNLTCEDPELVPHCGHA; encoded by the exons CCAGCGCTGGTATACTTTTGGAGCATGCACCAGCGTGTCCCGAGCAGTATGGAGTCCAG GCGTACGCGCACCCCGAGCTCTGCGACCAGTTCTTCCTCTGCACAAACGGAACCCTAACAGTGGAGACCTGTGAGAACGGGCTGCTGTTCGACGGCAAGGGCGCCGTGCACAACCACTGCAACTACCATTGGGCTGTCGACTGCGGAGGCAGGAAGGCTGATT TGGTACCCCTATCATCACCCGGCTGCGAGTTCCAGTTCGGCATCTACCCTGACAGCGACGAGTGTTCCACCAGCTACATCAAGTGTGCTTACGGCATCCCCGAGCAGGAACCCTGCACCCCTGGCCTTGTGTACGACGAGCGCATCCACGGGTGCAACTGGCCTGATCTACTCCAGCCTTTCTGTAACCCTGAAG CTGTCGTCGGCTTCAAGTGCCCAACTAAAGTGCCATCGAACACTCAAGCTGCTAAATTCTGGCCCTTCCCCCGCTTCCCCGTGCCCGGAGACTGCCACAGACTTATCACCTGCGTAGAGGGTCACCCTCGTCTCATCAGCTGCGGCGAAGGCAAGGTCTTTGATGACCAGAACCTCACCTGTGAAGACCCTGAGTTGGTCCCTCACTGCGGACACGCGTGA
- the LOC110379160 gene encoding protein obstructor-E, whose translation MAFRSCVGVVLFSCLVVLAASAGPKPKGRKPVNPPTRTIADNERKAEAEAEITNDCPEDGFFADAEQCDKYYECRAGNIIEKLCPDGMVFNDYSSQEEKCDLPFNLDCSARPKLQTPIPALHCPRQNGYFSHEDPKECGKFYYCVDGKFNMITCPDGLVYNDKTGICTWPDEAKKKGCGAAEVFAFDCPAVNETFGLTHPRYADPEDCQFFYVCINGNTPRRSGCKLGQAFDDVNKKCEWARKVPECADWYKGQLTDAELEALENPPTPKPKPAGSAPSRRKPMRPHKGKAIEEDEE comes from the exons ATGGCGTTCCGATCGTGCGTGGGAGTCGTTTTGTTTAGCTGTTTAGTTG TATTAGCCGCATCAGCAGGCCCGAAGCCTAAGGGTAGGAAGCCAGTGAACCCCCCCACGCGGACCATCGCTGACAACGAGAGGAAAGCTGAAGCTGAGGCTGAGATCACTAATGACTGTCCCGAAGACGGGTTCTTTGCTGATGCTGAGCAGTGCGACAAGTATTATGAGTGCAG AGCGGGTAACATCATTGAGAAGCTGTGTCCTGACGGCATGGTGTTCAATGACTACAGCTCACAGGAGGAGAAGTGTGACCTGCCATTCAACCTAGACTGCTCTGCTAGACCTAAGCTGC AAACTCCAATCCCCGCGCTGCACTGCCCCCGCCAAAACGGCTACTTCTCCCACGAAGACCCCAAGGAGTGCGGTAAATTCTACTACTGCGTCGACGGCAAGTTCAACATGATCACCTGTCCTGATGGCCTGGTGTACAATGACAAGACTGGCATCTGCACGTGGCCTGATGAGGCTAAGAAGAAGGGATGTGGTGCCGCTG AGGTGTTCGCCTTCGACTGCCCCGCTGTGAACGAGACCTTCGGTCTGACGCACCCTCGTTACGCCGACCCTGAGGACTGCCAGTTCTTCTACGTGTGCATCAACGGGAACACCCCTCGTCGGTCAGGATGCAAGCTGGGACAGGCCTTCGATGATGTGAACAAGAAGTGTGAGTGGGCGAGAAAGGTGCCTGAGTG CGCCGACTGGTACAAGGGCCAGCTGACTGACGCGGAACTAGAAGCACTAGAGAACCCCCCAACCCCCAAGCCGAAGCCAGCAGGCAGCGCGCCCTCGCGCCGCAAGCCCATGAGGCCTCACAAGGGCAAGGCGATCGAAGAGGACGAGGAGTAG